The nucleotide sequence TGCAGAATGAAGTGGCTCACTGAGGTGCGTAGGCAACATATAATAAAAAAATCACTATTGAGATCTATGGACATCATGCTGTCCTGTTTAATAATTTCTAGACACCAATAGCAACTGAATCATATGACTAAACAAAATGTTGTCACCACGCCATGCTGCGCCTGTGATCGTGATACCCGTCATGATGTATTAGCTAATCACATCGAGAGTGAGTATGAGTACCGGGTGGATACGCACTATCAAATCGTCGAGTGTCGTGGTTGTGGAACGAAGAGCTTCCGCAAAGTGATCGCTTGGATTGAGGATGTTTATCAAGTTGAAGAGGATGAATGGGAAGTTCCTAAGGATGTAATAACCTACCCTTCTGTCCTTAAGGGCCACAAAGCAGTTCCTGATATCGATCGAGTGCCAAGCGTAGTTGCGGAAATTTATCGCCAGTCACTAGAGGCGATCACAGTACAGTCAAGCATTTTAGCTGGTATTGGACTGCGTGCCACTATTGAGGCGATCTGTAATGAGAGAAAAGTCACAGGAAGGTCACTAGAGCAGAGAATTGATAAACTAGCAAAAGCAGGTCTTGTGTCAACGATTGATGCGGATCGACTACACGCAATTCGCTTTCTCGGTAATGATGCAGCTCATGAAATTTATGTATCTGATCCAAACAGTCTCCTGATTGCGCTAAGAATTATTGAGAACTTAATTGTTAGTCTTTATATCTTAGATGGTGCGGCAAGTGGTGCGTTAGATACTCTGATCAAGAACTATACTGAATTTGAAACGCTACTGAGTAGCAAACTTTCAGTAGCAACTAAGGGGGATGAACTCCCACTGTCACGGATATTGGGCCGTGATGCTCGTCGTTTTCACGGTTACCTAAAATCACATGAAACCCAGCTTATCTCAAATATAACATCTGGAACCTACACTAAGCTTTCTCTCGGAAAGCTAGATTCATACGCTGGATCGAAAGAGAAATTTCAGCATTTTGTCATTTTATAAAATAGTAGGTGGGCGTGTGAGATTGGAAATTGGCAATATCTGAAAAGTCACGCCTAATTAAACTGGTCTGAAGGGTAGTATGGTCAAAGGGGAGCTGCTTAATGTGGCCCTTGCGCACCACCCAGTGCTAGAAGCGAACGATTATCTGCAGGCGTTGGTTTATAGCACATGGTTGCAGTTCGAGAGTACCCCGCCTTGATGGTACCTGACGTCCCTGGTGTAGCAGGCTGCTTCCAGTCGTAGCCATTGGTCAGAACAAAGCTGAAGAAGTCGTAGACGGCACGGCCATAGGCTTCCCAGGACTTCTTGCTACTGATGCGTCCTGCTTTTCCCAGTAGATTCCACAGCCACACCTGCGCTGGCTGGCCCTTCGTCGTTGATCAACAACAGGAAGCCATCATAGGCGCGACCGGCGACAACGAGGTTACTATCCACAAGAACAAACCTCACAGAACCTCCCTGAGCCTTACCACGGCCTTGCTCTGGCTAACTCGTGGCATACCTTCATTTTCCTGATCAACTCACTTTGGTCCGAACATAGTTAAAAACAGTTCGAGTTGCATTCAGCGCCAGCATTGCTTCAGGCTCATCCAAAAGATTCTCATTCGGATGAGCTACGCTCGCGTTATTTCTTACTGAGTTGAGCGCGTCTAAAGCGTTAGCAAATCCATTGAGTACCCTGACCATATCCTTGTCGTGTTCACCAAGGAATTGGAGTGAGGGATGATCAGTACGGAGTGCTTTGAAAAGCGCGGTGATTGAAGCGTCTTTTGATGCCTCTATGCTGGAGTCAGCGCAGAGTGAACGAAAATAGCCATGTAGAGCCGTATGGAGCCTGTCTACGGCGCTAACCGGGCCATTGGCATGAAGCAGGTGCTCGGCGTCAGCTAAGGCTCGGAGCACAACGTCAGCACTAGAAACCACGGGGAGGACATCTGTCTTTACCTGTTCAATGTCCACCCCCAGTAATGCAAGGATATCCGGTGAGTCTTTATTAAGTTGGCGGCGTACTTTAGGCTGATCGATTAACTGCTTGATCGCATCGTGGTCGTAGTCTGCCAAGTGTTCCAAAATTTGGAAGACACAGCTACCGTAGTCCTCATCACCGAAATGTAGGCTTCGGAGGAGTCTACTATGACCACGGATGTAATCATGTTGGCCAGAAGAATAGCCGAAATCAGTCCAGTCAGTTTCACTGAACTGTTTTGATATGGCGCGCTGAAGCGCAAGTATCAGTTTGCCGCGAATCTTCGTGTCATATAAGCATACATCTAATGTTGGCATAAATTTTTCCGGTTAGGCCTCGCCAGACTTCAGCCAGGGAACTGGCGTAAAGGGAATCGCCCTTTTACTCAGTTCTTCCTCAAGAATATCGCTCCATTGCTGCCAGTCGGCATAAGAATGAATGCCATACGGCGCAGCGCTTGTTGGTGGTGTCTGAGCATCAACGGCGAATGCCTTATGCACACCTTCATGAAGCTGCTGAATAGTCTCATTTGTAAAATTGCTGGCAAGCTCCTTAGCTTCAACAAGCTTCATCTTTTGGTTTCCTTGGTTACGTTTTCCGAAATCTTTCCACTCTTTAATGATGTGTTCGAGGCTTGAAAAAGTGACGCAGCACACCACCACTGCACTCTGATTACCTGCCTTACTCTTATACGTTATTTAAATAAAAAACTCAGT is from Aquitalea aquatilis and encodes:
- a CDS encoding DUF4145 domain-containing protein, which produces MTKQNVVTTPCCACDRDTRHDVLANHIESEYEYRVDTHYQIVECRGCGTKSFRKVIAWIEDVYQVEEDEWEVPKDVITYPSVLKGHKAVPDIDRVPSVVAEIYRQSLEAITVQSSILAGIGLRATIEAICNERKVTGRSLEQRIDKLAKAGLVSTIDADRLHAIRFLGNDAAHEIYVSDPNSLLIALRIIENLIVSLYILDGAASGALDTLIKNYTEFETLLSSKLSVATKGDELPLSRILGRDARRFHGYLKSHETQLISNITSGTYTKLSLGKLDSYAGSKEKFQHFVIL
- a CDS encoding abortive infection family protein; the encoded protein is MPTLDVCLYDTKIRGKLILALQRAISKQFSETDWTDFGYSSGQHDYIRGHSRLLRSLHFGDEDYGSCVFQILEHLADYDHDAIKQLIDQPKVRRQLNKDSPDILALLGVDIEQVKTDVLPVVSSADVVLRALADAEHLLHANGPVSAVDRLHTALHGYFRSLCADSSIEASKDASITALFKALRTDHPSLQFLGEHDKDMVRVLNGFANALDALNSVRNNASVAHPNENLLDEPEAMLALNATRTVFNYVRTKVS